The Lactuca sativa cultivar Salinas chromosome 2, Lsat_Salinas_v11, whole genome shotgun sequence genome includes a window with the following:
- the LOC111905948 gene encoding uncharacterized protein LOC111905948, which translates to MYKPNIPVISLLILSFAAVLLRSQSIYPSRYDGFVYKKRAASTDTVLIEAFYDPVCPDSRDSWAPLKQAVDHYGPTVVSLIVHTFPLPYHDNAFITSRVLHIVNDLNSSATYPLLEAFFKYQNQFYNAKTNNISRAAALDKVIGFASRTLGNSIQSAIRSGFSDTKTSTKTRVSFKYGCMRGVYGTPFFFVNGFLVPVTDDDMIDYNGWRKIIDPLTTKQGKNEYPLTIF; encoded by the exons ATGTACAAACCGAATATTCCGGTGATATCCCTACTAATTTTGTCCTTCGCGGCGGTTTTACTCCGATCACAGTCTATATATCCATCGAGGTACGACGGATTCGTGTATAAGAAACGCGCGGCGTCGACGGACACCGTCCTGATTGAGGCCTTCTACGATCCAGTTTGCCCCGATAGCAGAGATTCGTGGGCTCCACTCAAACAAGCCGTCGATCATTACGGCCCCACCGTCGTCTCTCTCATCGTTCACACTTTCCCTTTACC ATACCACGATAATGCTTTCATTACTTCTAGAGTGTTGCATATTGTCAACGACTTAAATTCTTCGGCTACATACCCTCTGTTGGAGGCATTCTTTAAGTATCAG AACCAATTTTACAATGCAAAAACTAATAACATATCTCGAGCAGCTGCTCTCGATAAAGTTATAGGATTTGCATCAAGAACACTTGGAAACTCCATCCAATCTGCCATTAGGTCAGGATTCAGTGACACAAAAACCAGTACCAAAACAAGGGTTTCATTCAAG TATGGATGTATGAGAGGGGTGTATGGCACGCCATTCTTTTTTGTTAATGGGTTTTTGGTACCCGTTACTGATGATGATATGATCGACTATAATGGATGGAGAAAAATCATTGATCCACTAACTACCAAACAAGGGAAGAATGAGTATCCTTTGACAATCTTCTGA